The Mucilaginibacter mallensis genome has a segment encoding these proteins:
- a CDS encoding alpha-L-rhamnosidase: protein MRNKIPLSAKVLLLILIPFSIRAKTVTYPVNVGSLVCEYKTNPISVDVSNPRLSWKLYTFIRSTKQSAYEIRVGSNALLLTKGKKILWESGRINSDQSIQVPYKGPALTSREKCYWQVRVWNNKNQASGWSEVNYWKMGLLNRSDWVAHWIQDTYKSDTTGGPSPMFRKEFNIKKPVRAAYLYITAHGVYEAQLNNERVGNDYFTPGFTSYKKRLQYQVYDVSSAIKKGDNAIGVTLGDGWYRGYTYDRKKNVYGSKLALLFQLEVIYENGNRQIITSDKNCRVTYGPILKSSFFDGELYDARNEKPGWSGVGYNVSQWDNVQTNDSIKDHLIAMYGPPVTKHEKFVPIQVLTTPEGDRVVDFGQNLVGWVQFKLKGKAGDTLRLFHGEVLDQKGNFYNKNLRTAKQEITYVFKDDDAETYEPHFTFQGFRYVKIQGYTGPIDSTNFVAYALYSDMGQTGNFSTSNELVNQLQHNIQWGQKGNFIDIPTDCPQRDERMGWTGDAQAFCSTATFNMNVASFFTKWLKDLSADQLKNGAVPYVIPNVLDSTYVAASGWSDVATIAPWTIYLAYGDKQLLQQQYASMQSWVSYIQSHSRNNLWDTGNHFGDWLFYSGTDYEDGAALTDKNLIAQAFYAYSTQLLINAAKVLGRDEDVRIYTLLLNSIKKAFQTEYVTPSSRMISGTQTSYVLALNFDLLPENLRASAIQRLVQNIDDYDGHITTGFLGTPYICQVLTRFGYTDVAFSLLMKKSYPSWLYPITKGATTIWERWDGIKPDGTLQDPAMNSFNHYAYGAIGDWMYKDIAGIRTDESSAGFHKIWITPHVGGHLTSAQGTLETMYGEVKSSWSIADSTYTLNVIIPPNTTANIVLPSVSGLITESGNNIFTVPEISNIQKSSTGMQLTIGSGDYTFVYTYKPIVPVVKH, encoded by the coding sequence ATGCGCAACAAAATACCCCTAAGTGCAAAAGTATTACTGCTAATACTTATTCCCTTTAGCATCCGGGCTAAAACAGTCACCTACCCGGTAAACGTTGGCAGCTTGGTTTGTGAATATAAAACAAATCCCATATCAGTTGATGTGAGCAATCCGCGTTTAAGCTGGAAGCTTTATACTTTTATAAGAAGCACCAAGCAAAGTGCCTATGAGATAAGGGTTGGGAGTAATGCCTTGCTGCTAACCAAAGGCAAAAAAATATTGTGGGAATCGGGCCGTATTAATTCTGATCAGTCTATCCAGGTGCCTTATAAAGGCCCGGCGCTGACCTCACGCGAGAAATGTTACTGGCAGGTACGGGTATGGAACAATAAAAACCAGGCATCGGGCTGGAGCGAGGTTAATTACTGGAAAATGGGCTTACTGAACCGCAGCGACTGGGTAGCTCACTGGATACAGGACACCTATAAGTCCGACACTACAGGCGGCCCAAGCCCAATGTTCCGGAAAGAGTTTAACATCAAAAAACCAGTAAGAGCTGCATATCTTTATATCACCGCCCACGGCGTTTACGAAGCGCAACTGAATAATGAAAGAGTTGGCAACGATTACTTCACGCCCGGTTTTACCAGCTATAAAAAGCGCTTACAATACCAGGTATACGATGTTTCATCTGCTATAAAAAAAGGCGATAACGCTATTGGTGTAACTTTGGGTGATGGCTGGTACCGCGGCTATACCTATGATCGTAAAAAAAATGTATATGGCAGCAAACTGGCACTTCTTTTTCAGCTGGAAGTGATCTACGAAAATGGTAACCGACAAATTATTACTTCCGATAAAAATTGCCGCGTTACTTATGGGCCAATCCTTAAATCATCATTTTTTGATGGTGAACTGTATGATGCCCGCAATGAAAAACCGGGTTGGTCGGGTGTAGGCTATAACGTTAGCCAATGGGATAATGTACAAACTAACGATAGCATAAAAGATCATCTGATCGCTATGTACGGCCCTCCTGTTACCAAGCATGAAAAATTTGTGCCTATACAGGTATTAACAACACCCGAAGGCGACCGCGTGGTTGATTTCGGGCAGAACCTGGTTGGCTGGGTGCAATTCAAGTTAAAAGGAAAAGCAGGTGATACACTCCGCTTATTTCACGGTGAAGTACTCGATCAAAAAGGAAACTTCTACAATAAAAACCTGCGCACAGCAAAACAGGAGATCACTTATGTTTTCAAGGACGATGATGCCGAAACTTATGAACCTCATTTCACTTTTCAGGGTTTCAGATATGTGAAAATCCAGGGCTATACCGGCCCTATTGATTCAACAAACTTTGTGGCTTATGCTTTATATTCCGATATGGGGCAAACAGGCAACTTCTCTACCTCAAATGAACTTGTAAACCAGCTGCAGCACAATATTCAATGGGGACAAAAAGGCAACTTTATTGATATCCCCACAGATTGCCCTCAACGCGACGAACGTATGGGTTGGACTGGTGACGCACAGGCATTTTGTAGCACCGCAACTTTCAACATGAATGTAGCAAGCTTCTTCACCAAGTGGTTAAAGGATCTCTCTGCCGATCAGCTTAAAAATGGTGCTGTGCCTTATGTAATACCCAATGTTTTGGATAGCACTTATGTTGCCGCCTCCGGCTGGAGCGACGTGGCTACCATTGCCCCCTGGACTATTTATTTAGCCTACGGCGATAAGCAATTATTACAGCAGCAATATGCAAGCATGCAAAGCTGGGTGAGCTACATACAATCGCACAGCAGGAATAACCTGTGGGATACCGGCAACCACTTTGGCGACTGGCTTTTTTATTCCGGCACCGATTATGAAGATGGCGCTGCCCTAACTGACAAAAACCTGATAGCGCAGGCGTTCTATGCATATTCAACCCAATTGCTGATCAACGCGGCCAAGGTTTTAGGTCGTGATGAAGATGTAAGGATCTATACTTTATTACTAAACAGCATAAAAAAAGCCTTTCAAACAGAATATGTTACTCCAAGCAGCAGGATGATCTCGGGTACGCAAACATCTTATGTACTCGCGCTTAATTTTGACTTGCTGCCCGAAAATTTAAGGGCGTCAGCCATACAAAGATTAGTACAAAATATAGATGACTATGACGGACACATTACCACGGGCTTTTTGGGTACACCCTACATATGCCAGGTATTGACCAGGTTTGGGTATACCGATGTTGCCTTTTCGTTACTAATGAAAAAATCATACCCATCGTGGCTTTACCCGATTACCAAAGGTGCCACCACCATATGGGAACGCTGGGATGGAATAAAACCGGATGGCACTTTACAGGACCCGGCTATGAATTCATTTAATCACTATGCCTATGGTGCCATAGGCGATTGGATGTATAAGGATATCGCGGGCATACGTACCGATGAAAGCTCAGCGGGTTTTCACAAAATATGGATAACTCCGCATGTTGGCGGGCACCTTACATCAGCCCAGGGCACACTGGAAACCATGTATGGCGAAGTAAAATCATCATGGAGCATTGCCGACAGTACTTATACACTTAATGTAATTATCCCACCAAATACAACGGCAAACATTGTTTTGCCCTCAGTTTCGGGTTTAATAACAGAGAGCGGTAATAATATTTTCACAGTACCGGAGATCAGCAATATTCAAAAAAGCAGTACGGGAATGCAATTAACAATAGGCTCTGGTGATTACACTTTTGTTTATACCTATAAACCAATTGTACCTGTGGTTAAGCACTAA
- a CDS encoding DUF92 domain-containing protein encodes MTYILLFIAAALSYFLRKLTLTGAITGWVVAAVIYTGAGYTSISLLAAFFMLASLATKGKGSKRTSGQVLANGGVSAILGLCACIWPQNQTLFQLMIAGSLASATADTLSSELGTVYGKRFFNIITFKNDERGLDGVISLEGTVIGLAGAAIIAITYCLLKSWGMQLFYIIAAGFMGNIIDSVLGATLERKGFIGNNVVNFLNTTVGAVVCLLLFSL; translated from the coding sequence ATGACCTATATTTTATTATTTATTGCTGCTGCGCTTAGTTATTTTCTTCGCAAACTCACGCTTACAGGAGCTATCACCGGGTGGGTAGTTGCCGCGGTAATTTATACAGGTGCAGGTTATACAAGTATAAGTTTGTTGGCAGCATTCTTTATGCTGGCCTCATTGGCAACAAAAGGCAAGGGTTCAAAAAGAACATCCGGGCAGGTATTAGCCAATGGGGGAGTATCCGCTATTTTGGGTCTATGTGCTTGTATATGGCCACAAAATCAAACCTTATTTCAATTGATGATAGCGGGTAGCCTGGCATCTGCTACTGCTGATACGCTATCGTCGGAGCTTGGAACAGTGTATGGGAAACGATTCTTCAATATCATCACTTTTAAAAATGATGAACGAGGACTTGATGGTGTAATTAGTTTAGAAGGTACAGTGATTGGTTTGGCAGGCGCTGCAATTATTGCAATAACGTATTGTTTATTAAAGAGTTGGGGCATGCAGCTTTTTTATATAATTGCAGCAGGTTTTATGGGTAATATTATTGATTCTGTGCTTGGGGCGACGCTTGAACGTAAAGGTTTTATAGGTAATAATGTGGTAAATTTTTTAAATACCACTGTCGGCGCAGTAGTCTGTTTGTTGTTATTTAGTTTATAA
- a CDS encoding RNA recognition motif domain-containing protein translates to MTKLFVVGFPRDMDKTELLELFSLHGLVDLVTVVTDKETDVSLGYGFIHMNDEAGARRAIAALDGAEIDDRKISVRVADNKNAPVAPTPPPVKKKRPRRTF, encoded by the coding sequence ATGACTAAATTATTTGTCGTGGGTTTCCCGCGCGATATGGATAAAACCGAACTCCTGGAGCTATTCAGTCTTCACGGGCTTGTTGATCTTGTTACTGTGGTTACTGATAAGGAAACAGATGTAAGCCTTGGCTATGGCTTTATTCATATGAATGACGAAGCAGGCGCACGTCGGGCCATTGCCGCGCTTGACGGCGCTGAAATTGATGACAGGAAGATAAGTGTGCGCGTAGCTGATAACAAAAATGCTCCTGTAGCGCCAACTCCACCTCCTGTGAAAAAGAAAAGGCCAAGAAGGACATTTTAA
- a CDS encoding M90 family metallopeptidase: protein MIYIIAFIVIGLAGYFILRPKNKPEISIQPQQYQALLEVNVAYYRKLDAAGKVQFEKLVDAFLNDINIEGVGTEVTDTDRVLVASSAVIPIFGFPNWKYKNLTNVILYSDTFDQEFQFEGENRSILGMVGSGYMNGQMLLSRAALTKGFSPTAGMENTAIHEFVHLLDKSDGATDGIPENLMAHEYAAPWLHMMHVEMHRIAEGKSDINPYALTNEAEFLAVASEYFFEKPDQLQHKHPEIYEQLSLIFGQNPVA, encoded by the coding sequence ATGATATATATAATTGCATTCATCGTAATCGGCCTGGCTGGCTATTTTATCCTCCGACCAAAAAACAAACCTGAGATAAGTATCCAACCACAGCAATACCAGGCATTACTTGAAGTTAACGTTGCTTATTATCGCAAATTGGATGCAGCAGGTAAAGTCCAGTTTGAGAAATTGGTGGATGCTTTTTTAAATGACATTAATATTGAAGGTGTAGGCACTGAAGTTACTGATACCGATCGCGTGTTGGTCGCATCCAGCGCAGTGATCCCCATCTTTGGTTTCCCCAACTGGAAATATAAGAACCTCACCAATGTAATCCTCTACTCTGACACATTCGACCAGGAATTTCAGTTTGAGGGCGAGAACCGCAGTATATTGGGTATGGTAGGTTCGGGCTATATGAACGGGCAAATGCTATTATCTCGCGCAGCGTTAACAAAAGGATTTTCACCCACTGCCGGGATGGAAAACACAGCCATACACGAATTTGTACACCTGCTCGATAAATCAGACGGGGCAACAGACGGCATACCGGAAAACCTGATGGCCCATGAATATGCCGCCCCATGGCTGCACATGATGCATGTTGAAATGCACCGCATAGCAGAGGGTAAATCCGACATCAATCCTTACGCCCTAACCAATGAAGCCGAATTTTTAGCAGTAGCCTCAGAATACTTTTTTGAGAAACCAGATCAGCTGCAGCATAAGCATCCTGAAATTTATGAGCAGCTAAGCCTCATATTCGGGCAAAATCCTGTTGCTTGA
- a CDS encoding AAA domain-containing protein, producing the protein MDYFKKLQDLLKIERTEDREAYLKLTASTSVTDRRAAGLCWYPISITGTEPSRGDYLNVEIERRAHQDIAHQLRFGSPAILFSNHDPKNDRVEGVISYQGGDRLKINLFTEELPDWSRDGKLGVELLFDDNSYDDMNVALKLAASIPEDRRIQVLTGLKSPVFAPEADLPINDLNVSQQAAVRKIISAHDLAIVHGPPGTGKTTTLVQAIKLMAASEQVLVVAPSNTAVDLLSEKLALEGLNVLRIGNPARVSDRLMSLTLDSQMAEHSYMRESKKLKKQASEYKNMAHKYKRNFGKAERDQRKALFDEAHKIMKEVAKTEQFIIDDLVSKAQVITATLAGANNWTIKAQKFNTVVIDEAGQALEPACWIPILKAQKVILAGDHCQLPPTIKSAAAAKSGLSTTLLEKCVALYPEAVVLLNEQYRMNEAIMGYSSKVFYNNELKAHASVASRLLFEGDSPLNFIDTAGCGFEEKPIGTSVANPEEAAFLFKYLETFVTGIDPFPTIAIISPYREQIRLLKEQLANTPALLPFLDYVSVNTIDSFQGQERDMVLISMTRSNSEGEIGFLSDIRRMNVAMTRAKKKLVVIGDSSTLTRLPFYADMITYAEDLGAYKSAWEYSFL; encoded by the coding sequence ATGGACTATTTCAAAAAGCTGCAGGATCTGCTAAAAATTGAACGTACCGAAGATCGTGAGGCTTATTTGAAGCTTACAGCATCCACATCAGTAACTGACCGCAGGGCCGCAGGCTTGTGCTGGTACCCTATTTCAATTACAGGTACTGAACCCAGCAGAGGGGATTATCTGAACGTAGAAATTGAGCGAAGAGCTCACCAGGATATCGCGCATCAACTGCGTTTTGGTAGTCCTGCAATACTTTTTTCAAACCATGACCCAAAAAACGACCGCGTTGAGGGTGTTATCTCCTACCAGGGTGGCGATAGGCTAAAGATCAATCTTTTTACCGAAGAACTGCCTGATTGGAGTCGTGACGGCAAGCTGGGCGTTGAACTGTTGTTTGATGATAACAGCTATGACGACATGAATGTGGCCTTGAAACTGGCTGCTTCCATACCCGAAGACCGGCGGATACAAGTATTAACCGGCCTTAAATCTCCTGTTTTTGCTCCTGAAGCTGATCTTCCTATAAATGATTTAAATGTGAGCCAGCAGGCAGCAGTAAGAAAGATCATTTCGGCACATGATTTAGCAATAGTTCACGGCCCCCCGGGTACTGGCAAAACCACTACGTTGGTACAGGCTATTAAGCTAATGGCGGCAAGTGAGCAGGTGCTGGTGGTAGCCCCAAGTAATACCGCGGTTGATCTGCTCAGTGAAAAACTGGCTCTGGAAGGCTTGAATGTATTGCGTATCGGTAACCCGGCAAGGGTATCGGACAGGCTAATGTCGCTGACGCTGGATAGCCAGATGGCGGAACACAGTTATATGAGGGAGAGCAAAAAGCTTAAAAAGCAGGCTTCGGAATATAAGAACATGGCACATAAGTATAAGCGCAATTTTGGCAAAGCCGAACGCGACCAGCGCAAGGCACTTTTTGATGAGGCGCACAAGATCATGAAGGAAGTTGCCAAAACCGAACAGTTTATTATTGATGATCTGGTAAGTAAAGCACAAGTGATCACTGCTACATTAGCAGGCGCCAATAACTGGACTATAAAAGCACAAAAGTTTAACACAGTAGTAATTGACGAAGCCGGGCAGGCACTGGAACCTGCCTGCTGGATACCCATTTTAAAAGCACAAAAAGTTATTCTTGCGGGTGATCATTGTCAGCTACCACCTACTATAAAATCTGCCGCAGCAGCTAAAAGTGGATTGAGTACTACACTTTTAGAAAAATGTGTGGCATTATACCCCGAAGCTGTTGTTTTGTTAAATGAACAATACCGCATGAATGAGGCGATCATGGGCTATTCATCAAAAGTATTTTATAATAACGAATTAAAGGCACATGCATCAGTTGCCTCTCGGTTACTTTTTGAGGGCGATTCACCATTAAATTTTATTGATACTGCCGGTTGTGGTTTTGAAGAGAAACCAATAGGCACAAGCGTTGCCAATCCCGAAGAAGCAGCATTTCTGTTTAAATATCTTGAAACATTTGTTACCGGTATTGATCCGTTCCCAACCATCGCCATAATATCACCCTATCGTGAGCAGATCAGGTTATTAAAAGAACAACTGGCAAATACACCGGCATTATTACCATTTTTAGACTACGTTTCTGTAAATACTATCGATAGTTTCCAGGGACAGGAACGGGACATGGTATTGATCAGCATGACAAGGAGTAACAGCGAGGGCGAGATTGGTTTCCTTTCGGATATCCGCAGAATGAATGTAGCTATGACCCGTGCAAAGAAAAAACTGGTAGTTATTGGTGACAGCTCTACCTTAACAAGGCTGCCTTTTTATGCAGATATGATAACTTATGCAGAAGATCTGGGTGCTTATAAAAGTGCCTGGGAATATTCTTTTCTATAA